CTCGCTGCCGCTGGTGGCGAAGTTGTCCCGGGCGCCGGCGTTGATGAAGCCGAGCTGGAGGGTGGTGCCGTCGAAGCCTGCGACCTGGGCGTTCTGACTGAGCAGGATCCAGGTGAAGCGGCGACGGTTCTTCACGGCCTCCAGGATGTCCGGCCACATGTTCCGTACCTGTACGGCGCCCTGCACCATGCCGGCGCTCGGCGCGGCGGTGGCGGGTGCGGCCGATGCGGGAGCGGGGCTCGGCGCTGCGGGCTGGGGCGATGCGGGCCGGCCGCCCTGCCCGGGGCTCGATGCGGTGGGCCAGCCACCGGGACGCCGCCCCGGCTCCGCCGCGGCCGCCGCGGGCCAGGCCCCGGGGCGCGAACCGGCCGGCTGCGGCTGCTCTACCGGGGGAGCCACCGGCTCGGCAGCGGGCACGGGCGCAGGAGCCGGAGTGGGCGCGGGTTCGGCAGGAACCGGCGCGGGCGCATCTCCGCCCCGAGCCGCCGCCCGGGCCGCCGCGGGCCCGCCTCCCTGCGGCACCGGAGCATGAGCCTGGGCCTCCGGTCCTGGCACGTACCCCATCGCGGGCCCGGAGCCACCGGTGGAGAACGTCGCACCCCGCTCCAGCCGGTCCAGGCGCGCCTGCATCGACCGTTCGTCGTCGAAGGCGGCGGGCAGCAGCACCCGCGCGCAGATCAGCTCGAGCTGCAACCGCGGCGAGGTGGCGCCGCGCATCTCCGTGAGCCCGGTGTTGACCAGATCGGCTGCGCGGCTCAGCTCGGCCGCACCGAAGACGGATGCCTGCGCCTGCATACGCTCGACCACGTCGGCCGGTGCGTCGATCAGGCCCTTGTCCCCCGCGTCCGGCACGGCCGCCAGGATCACCAGATCCCGCAGCCGCTCCAGCAGATCGGCAACAAAGCGCCGCGGGTCGTTGCCGCCCTCGATGACCCGGTCCACGATCTCGAAGGCCGCGGCCCCGTCGCCCGCCGCGAAGGCGTCCACGACCGAGTCGAGCAACGACCCGTCCGTGTACCCGAGAAGGGCGGTGGCCATGGCATAGGTCACACCTTCCTCGGCCGCGCCCGCCAGCAACTGGTCCATCACGGACATCGAGTCACGCACGGACCCGCCGCCG
This portion of the Streptomyces sp. NBC_01750 genome encodes:
- a CDS encoding DNA polymerase III subunit gamma and tau, producing MSSLALYRRYRPESFAEVIGQEHVTDPLQQALRNNRVNHAYLFSGPRGCGKTTSARILARCLNCEQGPTPTPCGECQSCQDLARNGPGSIDVIEIDAASHGGVDDARDLREKAFFGPASSRYKIYIIDEAHMVTPQGFNALLKVVEEPPEHLKFIFATTEPEKVIGTIRSRTHHYPFRLVPPGTLREYLGEVCGKEDIPVADGVLPLVVRAGGGSVRDSMSVMDQLLAGAAEEGVTYAMATALLGYTDGSLLDSVVDAFAAGDGAAAFEIVDRVIEGGNDPRRFVADLLERLRDLVILAAVPDAGDKGLIDAPADVVERMQAQASVFGAAELSRAADLVNTGLTEMRGATSPRLQLELICARVLLPAAFDDERSMQARLDRLERGATFSTGGSGPAMGYVPGPEAQAHAPVPQGGGPAAARAAARGGDAPAPVPAEPAPTPAPAPVPAAEPVAPPVEQPQPAGSRPGAWPAAAAAEPGRRPGGWPTASSPGQGGRPASPQPAAPSPAPASAAPATAAPSAGMVQGAVQVRNMWPDILEAVKNRRRFTWILLSQNAQVAGFDGTTLQLGFINAGARDNFATSGSEEVLKQALSEQFNVQWKVEAIIDPSGGAGGPGGGAQPPSGGGFGGGRAPAAPAPQAPAPRPAPASPHSAADSASGRRTSAPEPPRAAPVHTPPPVAPEDDVPEEDDPDLVDSALSGHDLIVRELGATVVEEYTNE